The Bacillota bacterium genome window below encodes:
- a CDS encoding Gfo/Idh/MocA family oxidoreductase: protein MSHVSANERIMLGFIGTGGRGQHLMRVAMANPDVQIAAVCDVMEQRLAQAVQLTGGKATPYKDFRRLLERKDLDAVFVTTPDHWHCIMTIAACEAGKDVYVEKPLGHNVAEGRAAVNAAKRFNRIVQHGTQQLSGQHYAEARELIRSGVLGKITHVRVWNAWNESPDGIGNPGDTEPPPDIDYDLWLGPAPKRPFNPNRCYAPGYWFQWDYSGGHMLAWAIHHIDTVHWVLGVTAPRLAVSTGGKYALRDNRTTPDTQDALLDYGDFHVQASVYHANAHPIEGSGYGIAFYGTNGTMRLLREGFEIYPEGDRTRPMQRGGSPQDEPHVRNFLNCVRSRKQPVAPIEWGHWSTNAMHLANIALRTRRAVHWDAKQEIVIGDEQANRYLCRIYRKPWGQYVWRYLSPAHKRYYREG from the coding sequence ATGTCTCACGTGAGTGCAAACGAGAGGATTATGCTGGGCTTTATCGGCACGGGCGGACGCGGGCAGCACCTGATGCGGGTGGCGATGGCGAACCCCGACGTGCAAATCGCCGCCGTGTGTGACGTGATGGAACAGCGTCTGGCGCAGGCTGTGCAGCTCACCGGAGGTAAAGCCACGCCTTATAAGGACTTCCGCCGCCTGCTGGAGCGGAAGGACCTGGATGCGGTGTTTGTGACCACGCCCGACCACTGGCACTGCATCATGACCATCGCCGCATGCGAAGCGGGCAAGGATGTGTATGTGGAGAAGCCACTGGGGCACAATGTCGCGGAGGGACGCGCGGCGGTGAACGCCGCCAAACGGTTCAACCGCATCGTGCAGCACGGCACGCAGCAGCTCAGCGGACAGCACTATGCCGAGGCGCGTGAACTGATACGTTCCGGCGTGCTGGGTAAAATCACGCACGTGCGTGTGTGGAATGCGTGGAACGAGTCACCCGACGGCATCGGTAATCCGGGTGACACCGAACCACCACCCGATATCGACTACGACCTGTGGCTGGGACCTGCGCCCAAACGTCCCTTCAACCCCAACCGCTGCTACGCACCCGGCTACTGGTTTCAGTGGGATTACTCGGGTGGGCACATGCTGGCGTGGGCGATACACCATATCGACACCGTGCACTGGGTGCTGGGAGTTACCGCACCGCGTCTGGCGGTGTCCACCGGTGGCAAATATGCTTTACGGGACAACCGCACCACGCCCGATACGCAGGATGCACTGCTGGACTATGGCGATTTCCATGTGCAGGCGTCGGTCTACCATGCGAATGCACACCCCATCGAGGGTAGCGGGTATGGAATCGCCTTCTACGGTACGAATGGTACCATGCGTCTGCTGCGGGAGGGCTTCGAGATATATCCCGAAGGCGACCGCACCCGTCCCATGCAGCGTGGCGGCAGTCCACAGGATGAACCGCATGTGCGCAACTTTCTGAACTGCGTGAGAAGCCGCAAGCAGCCAGTAGCGCCGATTGAGTGGGGACACTGGTCCACGAACGCCATGCATCTGGCGAACATCGCCCTGCGCACAAGGCGGGCGGTGCACTGGGACGCCAAACAGGAGATAGTTATCGGCGACGAGCAGGCGAACCGCTACTTGTGCCGTATCTACCGCAAACCGTGGGGGCAGTACG
- a CDS encoding OPT/YSL family transporter, with translation MATTIWQRIRAESEAREEAVSAQRGVTLRAVVIGVILAPLIAWFNISIEAIRYAGQPTTISLFPHILFVLLCLIAVNAVVGRIVPHWRFSPAELMTVYFFTLMTAVMASHDLIEVITPILTYPFKYANPANRWESEVIPYLPKWLFVSDTDAVDKYYIGNANFWNGRDLRIWTPPLLIWTGFFTVLAFGMFCLNVLLRKQWTDRERLSYPLVQLPLELVQPRVPVFQNRLFWIAFTLAAVNDIWFGLNRLFPSIPQPYVRWQTLEQYITTPPWNAIGWLPLAFFPWIVGIGVLLPTDLLFSCWFFFWLWKLQPIIAAYYGWNQIPGFPYVNEQSFGAYMGIALFTLYTARKALAHGFSAIWRGSDGTDKGEALPYRWAALGFLASLVAIYLFFLSTGMSGWVIVLSLLIYLAISLAVTRMRAELGPPAHDLHDSGPQRLIPLLFGVENLKRQDLVMFAPIQGFNRAYRAHPMPTHIEGLRAAERTRSSMRAMFWVLVFAVFWGTLTGFFVNVHLHYQWGAASKADTPYVSTIFGREPYDRITSLLSGSVSSLQQRNVIWAMMVGFAVTAVLSILRMNIANFPLHPVGYAISSSWSLSVLWFSLLVAWVCKVVIMKVGGLRSYQRAIPFFLGLVLGECTMGSLWMLVSIFTGTKTFIVWPYG, from the coding sequence ATGGCAACAACTATCTGGCAAAGAATACGTGCAGAATCAGAAGCGCGAGAAGAGGCAGTTTCCGCACAGCGTGGTGTGACCCTCCGTGCGGTGGTTATTGGGGTTATTCTTGCTCCGCTGATTGCATGGTTTAACATCTCTATCGAAGCCATTCGTTACGCAGGGCAACCGACAACCATCTCGTTGTTTCCACATATCCTGTTTGTGCTGCTCTGTCTCATCGCGGTGAACGCCGTGGTCGGGCGCATCGTGCCACATTGGCGCTTCTCACCGGCGGAACTGATGACCGTCTACTTCTTTACCCTGATGACCGCAGTAATGGCGTCGCACGACCTGATCGAGGTCATCACCCCCATACTGACCTATCCGTTTAAGTACGCCAACCCTGCGAACCGCTGGGAGAGTGAGGTCATCCCCTACCTGCCGAAGTGGTTGTTTGTGAGCGATACTGACGCAGTAGATAAATACTACATCGGTAATGCCAACTTCTGGAACGGGCGGGACCTGCGCATCTGGACACCACCGCTGCTCATCTGGACGGGCTTTTTCACGGTGCTGGCGTTCGGCATGTTCTGCCTGAACGTGCTGCTGCGCAAGCAGTGGACCGACCGCGAGAGGCTGTCTTATCCTCTGGTGCAGCTGCCTCTGGAGCTGGTGCAGCCGCGCGTGCCGGTGTTTCAGAACCGCCTGTTCTGGATTGCCTTCACGCTGGCGGCGGTGAACGACATCTGGTTCGGGCTGAACCGGCTGTTCCCCAGCATCCCCCAGCCGTACGTGCGCTGGCAGACGCTGGAACAGTATATCACCACCCCGCCGTGGAACGCCATTGGCTGGCTGCCCCTGGCCTTCTTCCCGTGGATTGTGGGCATTGGGGTGCTGTTGCCGACCGACCTGCTCTTTTCCTGCTGGTTCTTCTTCTGGCTGTGGAAGCTACAGCCCATTATCGCTGCCTATTACGGCTGGAACCAGATACCCGGCTTCCCCTACGTGAACGAGCAGTCTTTCGGGGCGTACATGGGCATCGCGCTGTTCACGCTGTACACCGCACGCAAGGCGCTGGCGCACGGTTTCTCGGCAATCTGGCGCGGTTCAGACGGTACGGACAAAGGGGAAGCGTTGCCCTATCGCTGGGCAGCGCTGGGCTTTCTGGCAAGTCTCGTGGCGATATATCTCTTCTTCCTCTCCACCGGCATGAGCGGCTGGGTCATCGTCCTCTCGCTGCTCATCTATCTCGCCATCTCGCTGGCGGTAACACGAATGCGCGCCGAGCTGGGTCCACCAGCGCATGACCTGCACGACTCGGGTCCACAGCGGCTGATACCACTGCTGTTCGGGGTGGAGAACCTGAAGCGGCAGGACCTGGTGATGTTCGCGCCGATACAGGGGTTCAACCGCGCCTACCGCGCCCACCCGATGCCCACGCACATCGAGGGCTTGCGCGCCGCCGAACGCACCCGTTCCTCCATGCGAGCGATGTTTTGGGTGCTGGTGTTCGCGGTGTTCTGGGGCACGTTGACCGGCTTCTTCGTGAACGTGCATCTGCATTACCAGTGGGGCGCAGCGTCCAAGGCGGATACCCCGTACGTCAGCACTATCTTCGGCAGAGAGCCGTATGACCGCATCACCTCACTGCTGTCAGGTTCAGTCTCCTCGCTGCAACAGCGTAACGTCATCTGGGCGATGATGGTGGGTTTCGCGGTGACCGCGGTGCTGAGTATCCTGCGCATGAACATCGCCAACTTCCCCCTGCATCCGGTGGGCTACGCCATCTCCAGTAGCTGGAGTCTGAGCGTGCTGTGGTTCTCGCTGCTGGTGGCGTGGGTGTGTAAGGTGGTCATCATGAAGGTCGGCGGTCTGCGCTCGTACCAGCGGGCAATTCCGTTCTTCCTCGGACTGGTGCTGGGCGAATGTACGATGGGTAGCCTGTGGATGCTGGTGAGCATCTTTACCGGCACCAAGACCTTCATCGTCTGGCCTTACGGATAA